The window CGATGCGGACGCGCAGCATGAAGTACTCGTCGTCCAGCTCCTCCGGCTCCAGGATCGCGGTCTTGCCGCCGTCGATCCCGGGCTTGCGCTGGGTGTAGAGGCCCCACCAGCGCATGCGGCCGCGCAGGTCGTTGGGGTCGATCGAGTCGAAGCCGCGCTTGGAGTAGATCGTCTCAATGCGTGTCCGCACGTTGAGACCGTCGTCGTCCTTCTTGAACTGCTCGTTGCCGTTGAGGGGTGTGTGGTGTCCGACGGCCCACTGGCCCTCACCGCGGTGACGGCCGGTCTTGCGGCGCGCGGCGGCTGCGGGTGCGGCTGCGGGCGTTTCGGGGGTGGCGGCCATGGCGGTACGTCCTTCTTCGGCGGCTCGAGGCAAGGGCAGGGGAAGGCGGCGGCGCTCCCCTGCGGGCTCGGCGGCTCCGAGCGGGTGTGGCTGATTACCGCTCCGCGCCGGGGTTGCCGGCGAGCAGGGCGGTACTACGGCCTCAGGGGGCTAGCGGGTGATCGGCGCGTCCGCGGCAGCGGGGACGACGGCGATGTGCGGCGTGGCTGGTTCCGTCAGCGGGCCGGACAGATGGCGCTGGACATGCGGCCGAGGTCGACGTGCCGCCGACTCACCAAGGCAATTCCAGCTCCATTCATGGCGGAAGCGTGTCATGTGCCGATTGGAGGAGTCCACTACTGTCCACGATACGGACGAAGTCGTCCCGCATGTTGGGACAACGTGACGGGGGTCACCTGTCGAAGCCGGCCGGGCCGACCTCGGTCCGGCCCCGGGCCGCCACCCGGGGCCGGGCCCCGGACACGGCGCCCCGAACGACGGCGGGGCGTGATTCCAGCCGCTCCGGGGCGAGGGGAGCGGGGGTCCGGGGCGGTGGCCCGGGGGCGGGGGTTCTGGTCGAAGCCCCGCAGCGGCGCCCGCACTCGGCGGGCCCGACCGACCGGCCCAGGAGGGGCTACGGGCCCGGCCACGGGGGGGCTGGGGCCCGCCCCAGGAAGGGCTACGCGCCCGGCCACGGGCCGGGGGTCGGGGTCTCTTCCTTCTGTTCCGTCTCGGTCCTGAAGACCTTGAAGCCGCGCCGCTCGTAGTTGCTCATCGCCGTCGGACCGTCCTGGCTGCACGTGTGCACCCACACCCGCCGGGTCGGCTCCCGGTCGGGCCACCTCTCCGCGAGGGACCAGGCCCGGGCGACGCCCACCGACAGCAGGTGCCCGCCGATGCGGCGCCCGCGGAAGTCCGGGAGGAGACCGAAGTACATGATCTCCACCACACCGTCGTCCTGCGGATCGAGTTCCACGTACCCGGCCGGCGTGCCCCGGTCGTACGCCACCCAGGTCTCCACCCCCGGCCGGGCCAGCTGCTCCACCCACTGCGCACGGGTCAGCGACAGCCGGTCCGTCCAGTGGATGTCGCCGCCCACCGACGCGTACAGGAAGCGGCTGAACTCGGGAGAGGGGACCTCCGCCCGGACGACGGAGATCTCCGGGCCGGCCGGGACCGCCGGGACGAGGTCCGCCGGAGAGGTCATCTCCAGCGACCAGGTGGTGAGAGTGATGGTGCTCATGCAGCTCAGGGAATCATGCCGGGAACCGTCCGGCCCAGGCGGGCCCTGATCACCGCGGGGGCGGTGGAGTGCGGGAGCAGCGCGGCCGGGTCCTGGGGGCGGATCAGCTCCACCTCCACGTCCTGCGCGAAGCGGTACGGCCGGTGCGTGAGGACCCCCGCGAGGTGGCGGCGTACGCGGGACAGCTCGGCCCGGACCGTCACCGTGCGCGTCGGATCCCCGAACAGCTCCGCGCTCAGCTCCGCCGCCGAGCGCCCCCGCGGGCTCTCCGCCAGCAGGAACAGCAGCTCCGCGTGGCGCGGGCTCAGCTCCTGCGACCAGCTCCCGGAAGGCCCGTACACCGTCGCCGACCAGCAGCCGGCCCGGCTGAGGTCCAGGACGATCCGGGTCGCCGCCGTACTGTGACGGTCCTGCGCGACGCGCACCAGCCAGCCGCCGGGCAGCGCCTCCACCACGCACTCCCCGAGCTGCGGCACCCACACCCGGCCGGGCCCGAAGGTCTTCGGCAGCGGGATCCGTTCCGTCGGGGCCAGGCCCGTCACCGCCGCCGTCCAGCCGTTCGGGTCCACGGCCAGGGCCCGCCCGGGCAGCCGGGCCAGCAGCGGGGACGCCACCGCCCGCAGCAGCTCCAGCGACTCCAGGTGCCGCAGCCGCAGCTCCCGCTCCGCGAGGCGGGCCACCGAGCTCACCCACGCCAGCGTCGCCGGGTGCATGGTGGCCAGCGGCCCGCTGACGTCGACCACGCCCAGCAGCCGCCCGTCCCGCGGGTCCCGTACGGGCGCCCCGGCGCAGGTCCAGTCGTGGTGGCTGGAGACGAAGTGCTCGGCCGAGAACACCTGCACCGGCCGCCGGGCCACCAGGGCGGTGCCCACCCCGTTGGTGCCGACGACCGCCTCGTCCCAGTCGGCGCCGACCGCGAAGCCGAGCCGGTCCGCCTTGCGCAGGATGGACGCGTGGCCCTCCCGCCACAGCAGCCGCCCGTCCGCGTCCGCGACGACCATGATGTGCAGGGCCTCGTCCAGGGCGGGCAGCAGCCCCTCGCGCAACACCGGCAGGATCTCCCGCAGCGGCGACACGTGCCGCCGCTCCTCCGTCTCGGCGGCCGACAGCATCCGCGAGCGCGCGTCCCGGTCCGGGTGCACCCCGCCCGCCAGCATCCGGCGCCAGGACTCCGCGATCTCCGGCCTGGGCGCGGCCGGCGGGCGGTCCCCGGCCAGTGCCGCCGCCCGCACCCCCTTGAGCAGACGCGCCGCCGCCCGCGCGTCCATGGCCGAGATGCGTGCGACATCGACCGTGCTGCCTGTGGTGTCGGCCACCGGAACCTCCCCGTGCGAACAGGACGTACGACGCAGGCCGCCCGGGCGGCCTGCGCATGCCGTTCCCCCGGCACCCCGACGGACGGCTGCCGAGTCAAAGGTTGCAACGGTATGCAACTCTCGCCAAGTCCCGGTCGGCCGACCGAAACTGTCCGGACGCCGCAGAGCGGCGTGCCGGCTCCTCCTCGGGGCTTCGGATCAGGGGTGGTGCCGAGTCGGCGCGGCGCCACCCCTGTACCGGTGATGGGCCCGGATCCCGGCTGGGAGCGGTTTGGGGACCGCGGCGGAGCCCGACGGGGGCTTCCTCTCAGCCCGCGATCCGCGCCCGTTCCACCACCGCGCGCAGGTCCAGAGTGTGCGGCAGCGTGCCGAAGGCCGTACCCCAGTCGCCGCCCAGCCGCGAGGCGCAGAAGGCGTCCGCGACCTCCGGCGGGGCCCACCGCACCAGCAGCGATCCCTGGAGCACGAGCGCCATCCGCTCGACCACGCGGCGGGCCCGTGCCTCGATGCCCTCCAGATCGGCGAGATCCGTCAGCAGGTCCTTGACGGCCGAATCCAGCCGGTGGTCGCCGCCGCGGGCCAGGCCGACCTCCTGCAGGAAGGCGTTCAGCGCCTGCGGCTCCCGCTGGAGGGCGCGCAGTACGTCCAGCGCCTGCACGTTGCCCGAGCCCTCCCAGATGGAGTTCAGCGGGGACTCGCGCAGCAGTCTCGGCAGCCCCGACTCCTCTACGTAGCCGTTGCCGCCCAGACATTCCAGGGCCTCCGCCACCATCGGCGTACAGCGCTTGGTCACCCAGTACTTGGCGGCGGGCACGGCCAGGCGCAGGAAGGCCTTCTCCTGCTCGGTCCCGGCGTCGTACGCGGCCGCCAGCCGCAGGGTCAGCACGGTCGCCGCCTCCGACTCCAGTGCGAGGTCGGCGAGCACGTTGCGCATCAACGGCTGGTCGATGAGCGGCGCTCCGAAAGCGGAGCGGTGCTCCGTGTGGTGCACCGCCTGCGTCAGGGCCTGCCGCATCAGCGAGGCCGAGCCGATGACACAGTCCAGCCGGGTCGCCGCGACCATCTCGATGATGGTCCGCACCCCGCGGCCCTCCTCACCGACCCGCCGCGCCCAGGTCCCGTCGAACTCCACCTCGCTCGACGCGTTCGACTTGTTGCCCAGCTTGTCCTTCAGCCGCTGGATGGCGAAGACATTGCGCGTACCGTCCGGCAGCACCCGCGGCACCAGGAAACACGTCAGTCCCCCCGGAGCCTGCGCCAGCACCAGGAAGCCGTCGCTCATCGGCGCCGAGCAGAACCACTTGTGGCCGGTCAGCAGGTACTCACCGGACGCGTCCAGCGGCACCGCGGCCGTCGTGTTCGCCCGTACGTCGCTGCCTCCCTGCTTCTCCGTCATCCCCATGCCGAAGAGCACACCGCCCTTCTCGGCGGCCGGCCGCAACCCCTGCTCGTACACGTGCGAGGTCAGCCGCGGCTCCCATTCGGCCGCGAGCACCGGATCGGCGCGCAGCGCCGGCACGGCGGCGTGCGTCATCGAGATCGGGCAGCCGTGCCCCGCCTCCGCCTGGGACCAGATGAAGAAACCGGCGGCCCGGCGCAGGTGCCCGGCCGGACGCCCCCAGGCGTCGGTCAGCCCGGAGGTCACGGCGTGCCCGAGCAGCCGGTGCCAGGCCGGGTGGAACTCCA is drawn from Streptomyces sp. NBC_01232 and contains these coding sequences:
- a CDS encoding GNAT family N-acetyltransferase, yielding MSTITLTTWSLEMTSPADLVPAVPAGPEISVVRAEVPSPEFSRFLYASVGGDIHWTDRLSLTRAQWVEQLARPGVETWVAYDRGTPAGYVELDPQDDGVVEIMYFGLLPDFRGRRIGGHLLSVGVARAWSLAERWPDREPTRRVWVHTCSQDGPTAMSNYERRGFKVFRTETEQKEETPTPGPWPGA
- a CDS encoding acyl-CoA dehydrogenase family protein, which translates into the protein MAATTHTVSNQAPPLVGYDVYGGDRALSEGVERHLASAGPELLGEVREELTGLGRAAGSAQAQEWGVQSNENPPKLRTHDRYGNRIDEVEFHPAWHRLLGHAVTSGLTDAWGRPAGHLRRAAGFFIWSQAEAGHGCPISMTHAAVPALRADPVLAAEWEPRLTSHVYEQGLRPAAEKGGVLFGMGMTEKQGGSDVRANTTAAVPLDASGEYLLTGHKWFCSAPMSDGFLVLAQAPGGLTCFLVPRVLPDGTRNVFAIQRLKDKLGNKSNASSEVEFDGTWARRVGEEGRGVRTIIEMVAATRLDCVIGSASLMRQALTQAVHHTEHRSAFGAPLIDQPLMRNVLADLALESEAATVLTLRLAAAYDAGTEQEKAFLRLAVPAAKYWVTKRCTPMVAEALECLGGNGYVEESGLPRLLRESPLNSIWEGSGNVQALDVLRALQREPQALNAFLQEVGLARGGDHRLDSAVKDLLTDLADLEGIEARARRVVERMALVLQGSLLVRWAPPEVADAFCASRLGGDWGTAFGTLPHTLDLRAVVERARIAG
- a CDS encoding putative leader peptide, which encodes MNGAGIALVSRRHVDLGRMSSAICPAR
- a CDS encoding GAF domain-containing protein, with the translated sequence MDARAAARLLKGVRAAALAGDRPPAAPRPEIAESWRRMLAGGVHPDRDARSRMLSAAETEERRHVSPLREILPVLREGLLPALDEALHIMVVADADGRLLWREGHASILRKADRLGFAVGADWDEAVVGTNGVGTALVARRPVQVFSAEHFVSSHHDWTCAGAPVRDPRDGRLLGVVDVSGPLATMHPATLAWVSSVARLAERELRLRHLESLELLRAVASPLLARLPGRALAVDPNGWTAAVTGLAPTERIPLPKTFGPGRVWVPQLGECVVEALPGGWLVRVAQDRHSTAATRIVLDLSRAGCWSATVYGPSGSWSQELSPRHAELLFLLAESPRGRSAAELSAELFGDPTRTVTVRAELSRVRRHLAGVLTHRPYRFAQDVEVELIRPQDPAALLPHSTAPAVIRARLGRTVPGMIP